Proteins encoded within one genomic window of Bos indicus x Bos taurus breed Angus x Brahman F1 hybrid chromosome 18, Bos_hybrid_MaternalHap_v2.0, whole genome shotgun sequence:
- the RNF225 gene encoding RING finger protein 225 produces the protein MPCPRPPWLRRPRAPRGSGPSTPGSACTPRSPGRGQDEDEGGEEEADGSPGPMLAPASPVECLICVSPFDGVFKLPKSLDCGHVFCLECLARLSLATAGGGAAVACPVCRAPTRLAPRRGLPSLPTQLGLLPGPARAPPAPPGSVRFDRRRGLLYLRPPPPPGHGPRKARAPPPPPPLRLGRPLSRRLSLAHSAWLFHAAVVLAVLVAAGLVVSGVYIFFLIPRATTSHPARPQLVALAPAPGLSWFSPRPTAQALRTPGWTPLPAAPDPDSSSDPDAAPSGASEDALETEGLPKDTETLAGRSERARGAEAGPERTPRARGAGTRG, from the coding sequence ATGCCCTGCCCTCGGCCGCCATGGCTCCGCCGCCCGCGGGCCCCCCGGGGCTCGGGCCCCAGCACCCCGGGCTCCGCGTGCACCCCGCGCTCCCCCGGCAGGGGGCAGGACGAGGACGAGGGCGGTGAGGAGGAAGCGGACGGCAGCCCCGGCCCCATGCTGGCCCCCGCCTCCCCGGTGGAGTGCCTCATCTGCGTGTCGCCCTTCGACGGCGTGTTCAAGCTGCCCAAGAGCCTGGACTGCGGCCACGTCTTCTGCCTCGAGTGCCTGGCACGCCTGTCGCTGGCCACGGCGGGCGGCGGCGCGGCGGTGGCATGCCCGGTGTGCCGCGCGCCCACGCGCCTGGCCCCGCGCCGCGGGCTCCCCTCGCTGCCCACGCAGCTCGGCCTGCTGCCCGGCCCCGCGCGCGCCCCGCCGGCGCCCCCAGGCTCCGTGCGCTTCGACCGCCGGCGCGGCCTGCTCTACctgcggccgccgccgccgcccgggcaCGGGCCGCGCAAGGcccgcgcgccgccgccgccgccgccgctgcgccTCGGCCGCCCGCTGTCGCGCCGCCTGTCGCTGGCGCACTCGGCCTGGCTCTTCCACGCGGCCGTCGTCTTGGCGGTGCTGGTGGCCGCGGGGCTCGTGGTCTCGGGCGTCTACATCTTCTTCCTCATCCCGCGCGCCACCACCTCCCACCCTGCGCGGCCCCAGCTCGTGGCGCTCGCCCCGGCGCCTGGCCTCTCCTGGTTCTCTCCTCGGCCCACCGCCCAGGCGCTCCGGACCCCCGGCTGGACGCCGCTCCCCGCGGCCCCCGACCCGGACTCGAGTTCCGATCCGGACGCCGCCCCATCGGGGGCTTCGGAGGACGCGCTGGAGACCGAGGGGCTCCCCAAGGACACAGAGACACTTGCTGGACGCTCGGAGCGCGCGCGGGGGGCGGAGGCTGGCCCTGAACGGACCCCGCGGGCACGGGGCGCGGGGACCCGAGGGTAG
- the RPS5 gene encoding 40S ribosomal protein S5, which yields MTEWETAAPAVAETPDIKLFGKWSTDDVQINDISLQDYIAVKEKYAKYLPHSAGRYAAKRFRKAQCPIVERLTNSMMMHGRNNGKKLMTVRIVKHAFEIIHLLTGENPLQVLVNAIINSGPREDSTRIGRAGTVRRQAVDVSPLRRVNQAIWLLCTGAREAAFRNIKTIAECLADELINAAKGSSNSYAIKKKDELERVAKSNR from the exons ATGACGGAGTGGGAAACAGCTGCACCTGCAGTAGCAGAGACCCCCGACATCAAGCTCTTTGGAAAGTGGAGCACCGATGACGTGCAGATCAATGACATTTCTCTGCAG GATTACATTGCTGTCAAGGAGAAGTATGCCAAGTACCTACCCCACAGCGCGGGCCGCTATGCGGCCAAGCGCTTCCGCAAGGCACAGTGCCCCATCGTGGAGCGCCTCACCAACTCCATGATGATGCATGGCCGCAACAATGGCAAGAAGCTCATGACCGTGCGCATCGTCAAGCACGCCTTTGAGATCATCCATCTGCTCACTGGCGAG AACCCCCTGCAGGTCCTGGTGAACGCCATCATCAACAGCGGCCCCCGGGAGGACTCCACCCGCATTGGGCGAGCTGGAACAGTGAGGCGGCAGGCCGTGGACGTGTCCCCACTGCGCCGTGTGAATCAG GCCATCTGGCTGCTGTGCACCGGCGCCCGGGAGGCCGCCTTCCGGAACATCAAGACCATTGCCGAGTGCCTGGCGGATGAACTAATCAACGCAGCTAAG GGCTCCTCCAATTCCTACGCCATCAAGAAGAAGGACGAGCTGGAGCGCGTGGCCAAGTCTAACCGCTGA